A genome region from Mercenaria mercenaria strain notata chromosome 11, MADL_Memer_1, whole genome shotgun sequence includes the following:
- the LOC128546840 gene encoding uncharacterized protein LOC128546840 — MGTKGESYNRRWKTIMLVGATGTGKTTLVDGIVNYVLGVNMDDPFRFKIVKLEESERIKEKKQAESQTEWITCYTIHSSKYSGRLEFTLTVVDTPGFGDTRGIGYDKKVIDQIKHLFSQHGPKGILSLDAICFLNKAPDARLTAHQKYVFQQILSMFGKDVEENICSLITFADGQEPPVLHSLRESKLPINKDFCFNNSALFASNGTENTHEYTPLHWKMGLKSFRKFFAHLQKLQPKSLEMTRNVLHARDTLENTIENIQLQVSSGLFTIHSLREEIRIFNQHKTDAEANKDFEYEIKFSVLKHKPLPPGQHITNCLHCNHTCHYPCYIPNDEDKMRCAAMNLSGNCNVCKYKCHWSQHKNTPQIIYPEIVKKKETYSNKMKKFKAAKKGMVTHEDAIGMLKQDMINKMLDVQEKMAVVKRCNERLKEMALRPNPLSMVEYIDIMIEAEEFEQNDGYKERIKELKFYRDRATTDKKAADFLAIRLDEELNMD, encoded by the exons ATGG GTACAAAAGGTGAAAGCTATAATCGACGTTGGAAGACAATCATGCTTGTAGGAGCTACTGGGACAGGAAAGACAACTCTAGTGGATGGAATTGTTAACTACGTTCTGGGTGTTAATATGGATGATCCATTTCGATTTAAAATTGTGAAACTAGAGGAAAGTGAAAGAATTAAGGAGAAAAAACAG GCCGAGTCCCAAACGGAGTGGATCACGTGTTACACGATACATTCTTCCAAATATAGCGGACGATTAGAATTCACACTGACGGTTGTAGATACGCCAGGGTTTGGAGATACTCGTGGGATAGGGTACGACAAGAAAGTTATTGATCAAATCAAACACCTTTTTTCTCAACATGGTCCTAAGGGCATTCTATCACTTGATGCAATTTGTTTTTTGAACAAAGCACCTGACGCCCGTCTTACTGctcatcaaaaatatgtttttcaacaaATTCTGTCAATGTTTGGAAAAGACGTTGAAGAAAATATCTGTTCACTGATCACGTTTGCTGACGGTCAAGAACCGCCGGTTTTACACTCACTGAGAGAATCTAAACTTCCTATAAACaaagatttttgttttaacaattcaGCTTTGTTTGCTTCAAACGGTACGGAAAACACTCATGAATATACGCCACTGCATTGGAAAATGGGTCTCAAAAGTTTCCGAAAATTCTTTGCTCACCTTCAAAAACTCCAACCGAAAAGTTTAGAAATGACACGGAATGTACTTCATGCACGCGACACTCTTGAAAATACCATAGAGAACATACAACTGCAGGTAAGTAGTGGCCTTTTTACTATTCACAGTCTACGTGAAGAAATCCGTATTTTCAATCAGCACAAAACAGATGCAGAAGCAAATAAGGACTTTGAGTACGAAATAAAATTCTCAGTACTAAAACATAAACCTTTGCCACCAGGTCAACACATCACTAATTGTTTACATTGCAATCACACCTGCCACTACCCATGCTACATCCCGAATGACGAAGACAAAATGCGGTGTGCTGCCATGAACTTGTCAGGAAACTgcaatgtttgtaaatataagtGTCATTGGTCTCAGCATAAAAACACGCCGCAAATCATATACCCAGagattgttaaaaaaaaggaaacgtattcaaataaaatgaaaaaattcaaAGCAGCAAAGAAAGGGATGGTAACTCATGAGGACGCTATTGGAATGCTGAAACAAGATATGATAAATAAGATGTTGGACGTGCAAGAAAAAATGGCAGTTGTTAAACGTTGCAATGAGCGCCTGAAAGAAATGGCATTGCGCCCAAATCCACTAAGTATGGTTGAATATATTGATATTATGATAGAAGCTGAAGAGTTTGAACAAAATGATGGGTATAAAGAGCGAATTAAAGAACTGAAGTTCTACAGAGATAGAGCTACTACAGACAAAAAAGCAGCAGATTTTCTGGCTATAAGACTAGACGAAGAGCTGAATATGGATTAG